A single genomic interval of halophilic archaeon DL31 harbors:
- a CDS encoding alpha/beta hydrolase fold containing protein (PFAM: Alpha/beta hydrolase fold-1~KEGG: hje:HacjB3_11895 alpha/beta hydrolase fold protein) codes for MGTVQTGDIETYYVREGEGRPVVFVHGAIVDHTQWQPQVAALSDEFATVSYDVRGHGRTGGSDRSRYDIGLFVADLDALLTTLEIENPVLCGLSMGGCIVQAYAATYPEKVAGIVLADTFSPERTDWRERLQFLLLRATVPLVKLFRYERVEKVMVWLQERMQPGAGGDYDQIKQIREGGPKMETTEFVKLIGALRRFHESGVELSAIPLPRWCSTASTTPASSADSVRCCANGFRMLNSSKSPMPDTLPPSTIPGSSPNSSERSSANAPAKPDQLSRRTQPE; via the coding sequence ATGGGTACCGTCCAAACCGGCGATATCGAGACGTACTACGTCCGCGAGGGCGAGGGGCGGCCCGTGGTCTTCGTTCACGGCGCCATCGTCGACCACACGCAGTGGCAGCCACAGGTGGCGGCGCTCAGCGACGAGTTCGCCACCGTCAGCTACGACGTGCGTGGCCACGGCCGGACCGGCGGCTCGGACCGGTCGCGCTACGATATCGGCCTGTTCGTGGCGGACCTCGACGCACTGCTAACGACACTGGAAATCGAGAACCCCGTACTCTGTGGGCTCTCGATGGGCGGCTGCATCGTACAGGCCTACGCCGCTACCTATCCAGAGAAGGTAGCCGGCATCGTGCTCGCGGACACCTTCTCTCCCGAGAGAACCGACTGGCGTGAGCGGCTCCAGTTCCTGCTGCTGCGAGCGACCGTTCCGCTCGTCAAGCTGTTTAGGTACGAACGCGTCGAGAAGGTGATGGTCTGGCTCCAAGAGCGCATGCAACCCGGCGCTGGCGGCGACTACGACCAAATCAAGCAGATTCGTGAGGGCGGACCGAAGATGGAGACCACGGAGTTCGTGAAACTCATCGGCGCGCTCAGGAGGTTCCACGAATCGGGGGTGGAGCTCTCAGCAATCCCGCTCCCGCGTTGGTGCTCTACGGCGAGCACGACGCCGGCTTCATCCGCCGACAGTGTGCGCTGTTGCGCGAACGGATTTCGGATGCTGAACTCGTCGAAGTCCCCGATGCCGGACACGCTTCCTCCCTCGACAATCCCGGGTTCGTCACCGAACAGCTCAGAACGTTCCTCGGCGAACGCGCCAGCCAAGCCTGACCAGCTTAGTCGACGAACCCAGCCCGAGTGA
- a CDS encoding hypothetical protein (KEGG: nph:NP3634A hypothetical protein), which translates to MKPCQNCQTVIDEYLLDKQLEPLRELTADHFSVCADCTTIVADECVKCGGAVYVPRSESVTPDYCPACRADLIGRTGHDPGWTRGNVSI; encoded by the coding sequence ATGAAACCGTGCCAAAACTGCCAGACAGTCATCGATGAGTATCTCCTCGATAAACAACTCGAACCTCTGCGCGAGCTCACGGCTGACCACTTCAGCGTCTGTGCGGACTGCACGACCATCGTCGCGGATGAGTGCGTAAAATGTGGCGGCGCGGTATACGTTCCCCGAAGCGAATCCGTCACCCCTGACTACTGTCCGGCGTGTCGAGCCGATCTCATAGGCCGCACCGGCCACGACCCCGGCTGGACCCGTGGCAACGTGTCCATCTGA
- a CDS encoding N-acylneuraminate cytidylyltransferase (KEGG: cyt:cce_0338 acylneuraminate cytidylyltransferase~PFAM: Acylneuraminate cytidylyltransferase) has translation MSTHDTTDHDETDDTNGAETIETVSVIPARGGSKGIKRKNIVPFLGAPLLAHTVDQSLASERIDRTYVSTDHGEIAAVAREAGAEVIDRPVTLAGDKTPTEDALAHALEEMRADGVDPQTFVLLQCTSPLRRGDDIDEAVRLVEDEGYDSALSCCRDHGFYWRAADAEPAADTVGAEPINYDPNNRSMRQELDPRYRENGSVYVARTAVLEEEGCRIGGDIGLHVMPERLSIEIDTPEDLELVEAIGRETDFYSDHANE, from the coding sequence ATGAGCACACACGATACTACCGACCACGACGAGACGGACGACACGAACGGGGCTGAAACCATCGAGACCGTGAGCGTCATACCCGCCCGCGGCGGGAGTAAGGGGATCAAACGGAAGAACATCGTTCCCTTCCTCGGCGCGCCGCTTCTGGCACACACGGTCGACCAGTCGCTCGCGAGCGAGCGGATCGACCGAACCTATGTGTCGACCGATCACGGCGAGATCGCCGCGGTCGCCCGGGAAGCAGGTGCCGAGGTCATCGACAGACCGGTCACGCTGGCGGGCGATAAGACGCCCACGGAGGACGCCCTCGCACACGCACTCGAGGAGATGCGGGCCGACGGGGTCGACCCCCAAACGTTCGTCCTCCTGCAGTGTACGTCCCCGCTGCGCCGCGGCGACGACATCGACGAGGCGGTTCGACTCGTCGAGGACGAGGGATACGACAGCGCACTCAGCTGCTGTCGCGACCATGGTTTCTACTGGCGGGCTGCCGACGCTGAGCCGGCTGCCGATACCGTCGGCGCGGAACCGATCAACTACGACCCGAATAACCGGTCCATGCGGCAGGAACTGGACCCACGGTACCGCGAAAACGGGTCGGTCTACGTCGCCCGGACGGCGGTCCTCGAAGAGGAGGGGTGTCGGATCGGCGGCGACATCGGGCTACACGTGATGCCGGAGCGGTTGAGCATCGAGATCGACACTCCGGAGGACCTCGAACTCGTCGAAGCGATCGGCCGCGAGACGGACTTTTATTCGGACCACGCCAATGAGTGA
- a CDS encoding glycosyl transferase group 1 (PFAM: Glycosyl transferase, group 1~KEGG: hbo:Hbor_36680 glycosyltransferase): MKVCMVLGERYPPDARVRKETAVLRDAGHDVRVLTERRSTDGSTGGADEPRRETVNGVDVLEFTNANPSSGSKLARIYGTLVHGTYPRWDRRVREQVDDGVDIVHVHDLELARTALRAAGDCLTVLDLHENYPEAVVQYRRTDTLLETVTSPHKVARRVFRPKRHWDERLVSALSEADHTLAVVPEAKERYLEVGGVDEDISIVSNTVDTEWFDGNMEAVPVSLRDGFVLTYIGTLSGNHRGVDTAVRALAILRESVPDARLRIVGGRSKLKGELQQLAAELGIESAVEFTGWVDGETFPSHMAAADVGLVPHRSTAHTNTTVPHKLFQYMAAGLPVLATETTAVARGVREADAGVVVPPEDPRAMAEAAETLADPGTADRLGTNARRAAETTYNWSRDADRLRAVYDRLEADTP, encoded by the coding sequence ATGAAAGTGTGTATGGTTTTGGGAGAGCGGTATCCCCCGGACGCCCGTGTCCGTAAGGAAACGGCGGTGCTCCGGGACGCTGGACACGACGTCCGCGTCCTCACAGAGCGACGGAGTACGGACGGGTCTACCGGCGGAGCCGACGAGCCGAGACGGGAAACCGTCAACGGCGTCGACGTCCTCGAGTTCACCAACGCGAATCCGTCGTCCGGTTCGAAACTCGCGAGGATCTACGGGACGCTCGTCCACGGAACGTATCCCCGGTGGGACCGCCGCGTACGGGAGCAGGTCGACGACGGCGTCGATATCGTCCACGTTCACGACCTCGAACTCGCCCGCACGGCGCTTCGCGCCGCCGGGGACTGCCTGACGGTGCTCGACCTTCACGAGAACTATCCGGAAGCGGTCGTGCAGTATCGCCGTACGGACACCCTCCTCGAAACGGTAACGTCTCCTCACAAGGTCGCTCGGCGGGTGTTCCGGCCGAAGCGACACTGGGACGAACGGTTGGTCTCGGCGCTCTCCGAAGCCGACCACACGCTCGCCGTCGTTCCCGAAGCCAAAGAACGGTATCTCGAGGTCGGCGGGGTCGACGAGGACATCTCGATCGTCTCGAACACTGTCGATACCGAGTGGTTCGACGGGAACATGGAGGCCGTCCCGGTCTCGTTGAGGGACGGGTTCGTGCTCACGTACATCGGGACCCTCTCGGGGAACCACCGCGGCGTCGATACGGCGGTCAGGGCGCTTGCGATTCTTCGAGAGTCGGTTCCAGACGCGAGGCTCCGGATCGTCGGTGGGCGATCTAAGTTGAAGGGTGAGTTACAGCAATTGGCCGCGGAACTCGGAATCGAGTCGGCGGTCGAGTTCACCGGCTGGGTCGACGGGGAGACGTTTCCCAGTCACATGGCCGCCGCTGACGTGGGACTCGTCCCGCACCGGTCGACCGCGCACACGAACACGACGGTCCCACATAAGCTGTTCCAGTATATGGCCGCCGGGTTACCGGTTCTGGCGACCGAGACGACGGCGGTGGCGCGGGGCGTTCGAGAGGCTGACGCAGGCGTCGTCGTCCCCCCGGAGGACCCACGGGCGATGGCGGAAGCCGCCGAGACGCTCGCCGATCCGGGGACGGCTGACCGGCTCGGTACAAACGCGCGGCGGGCGGCTGAAACGACGTACAACTGGAGTCGGGACGCAGACAGGCTCCGAGCGGTATACGACCGGTTAGAGGCGGATACCCCGTGA
- a CDS encoding methyltransferase FkbM family (TIGRFAM: Methyltransferase FkbM~KEGG: fri:FraEuI1c_2241 methyltransferase FkbM family), with product MNAFQTMTSMIPAPIRRSLLDTPVEAAFRQLEKHTITLSTLSPRSPIGTFSLRAPPDSIIAEIIDRSGTYEPALTVAMSDRIDESSVVYDVGSRYGYYSTLAVAAGARPENVHCFEADVVAHHVLSGNHRDEGVVTNRIRVGSESGGSRVTLDDYADRNSPPTLVKIDTEGAETDILRGTSNVLRTHRPALFVEMHPHRGVSTPSVFDFLRRHGYELSIFSSHHIDDVEEQGSADQQSEWGDTHERWQPVDVTAVPSDRTFLLRALPVSKD from the coding sequence ATGAACGCGTTTCAAACGATGACGAGCATGATACCGGCACCGATTCGCCGATCGCTTCTCGACACGCCGGTCGAGGCAGCGTTTCGACAGCTGGAGAAACACACGATTACGCTGTCGACGCTCTCCCCGAGATCGCCGATCGGGACGTTTTCGCTTCGGGCCCCGCCGGATTCGATCATCGCCGAGATTATCGATCGAAGCGGGACCTACGAGCCGGCGTTGACGGTGGCGATGAGCGACCGTATCGACGAATCGTCGGTCGTCTACGACGTGGGATCACGGTACGGGTACTACTCGACGCTCGCGGTCGCGGCGGGTGCTCGCCCGGAGAACGTCCACTGTTTCGAGGCCGATGTCGTCGCTCACCACGTGTTGTCGGGGAACCACCGCGACGAGGGAGTCGTCACCAATCGGATTCGGGTCGGCTCGGAATCGGGGGGTAGTCGAGTGACACTCGACGACTACGCGGACCGGAACTCGCCGCCGACCCTCGTCAAGATCGACACGGAGGGTGCCGAGACGGATATCCTCCGCGGGACGTCGAACGTCTTACGGACGCACCGGCCCGCGTTGTTCGTGGAGATGCATCCGCATCGCGGCGTCTCCACGCCGTCAGTGTTCGATTTCCTCCGTCGCCACGGCTACGAGCTCTCGATATTTTCGAGCCACCACATCGACGACGTGGAGGAGCAAGGGTCGGCGGACCAACAGAGCGAATGGGGGGATACGCACGAGCGCTGGCAACCGGTCGACGTCACCGCCGTCCCGTCCGATCGGACCTTTCTCCTCCGTGCACTACCCGTTTCCAAGGATTGA
- a CDS encoding hypothetical protein (KEGG: srm:SRM_00706 hypothetical protein): protein MTPGLEANDSDDSDQVYGSGNNRDDPTDGSDGSTYESVNEEFLALEEDLDLFKWLISDVPVWERVRFDVNKRILKRTGVLGSAHERGSEGSRTAKARDFGHSLLTHNPYRTETADVLVFGHPRRKKLDDGYWWNIRCDPVIERLDEHVLTFESPHNHGHRRPAKTETLRYLDPIESLAELRQCFGDGWSFTAENTARIERIDDEIRDRFGVDVDVGELIGSKLSSRRVRLPSYLSLVERVDPDVVVLTVSYGYGKATQIEACKRLGVPVVELQHGVIDPYHLGYSFPGDRTKWLFPDHLLVYGSFWRDSVEYPIPDDRVLPVGYPFMESRLSSHKGAETTDQVVFVSQGAIGDRLSRFAAELADDPRFEPDIVYKLHPAETARYPDEYPWLASADLRVADGSDESLYDLFAGSTAQVGVYSTAVYEGLRFGLRTYLVDFPGAVKLRPLVDDGVAALVDSVDDLVREEASAGEAVPFETTRFFEPSALEAVPEAIHRIREMECGTLEGGSDDDTDTADNS from the coding sequence GTGACTCCCGGATTGGAGGCTAACGACTCGGACGACTCGGATCAGGTGTACGGGAGCGGGAACAACCGCGACGACCCGACGGACGGATCCGACGGTTCAACGTACGAGTCGGTCAACGAGGAGTTTCTTGCACTGGAAGAGGACCTCGACCTGTTCAAATGGCTGATATCGGACGTTCCCGTGTGGGAGCGGGTTCGATTCGACGTGAACAAGCGGATACTGAAACGGACCGGAGTGCTCGGGTCGGCACACGAGCGTGGGTCGGAGGGTTCCCGAACCGCGAAAGCGCGAGACTTCGGTCACTCACTCCTGACGCACAACCCGTACCGTACCGAGACGGCGGACGTCCTCGTCTTCGGGCATCCCCGCCGAAAGAAACTCGACGACGGCTACTGGTGGAACATCCGCTGTGATCCCGTCATCGAGCGGCTTGACGAGCATGTCCTCACCTTCGAGAGCCCGCACAACCACGGCCATCGACGGCCGGCGAAGACAGAAACCCTCCGGTATCTGGATCCAATCGAGAGTCTAGCGGAGCTGCGTCAGTGCTTCGGGGACGGTTGGTCGTTCACGGCGGAGAACACAGCGCGTATCGAACGGATCGATGACGAGATCCGCGATCGGTTCGGCGTCGACGTCGACGTCGGCGAGCTGATCGGGTCCAAGCTCTCCTCGCGGCGGGTCCGCCTCCCGAGCTACCTCTCGCTCGTCGAGCGGGTCGACCCCGACGTGGTCGTGTTGACGGTCAGTTACGGCTACGGGAAGGCGACGCAGATCGAGGCCTGCAAACGGTTGGGCGTCCCCGTCGTCGAACTCCAACACGGCGTCATCGATCCGTATCACCTCGGATACTCGTTTCCAGGGGACCGCACGAAGTGGCTGTTCCCGGATCACCTGCTCGTCTACGGGTCGTTCTGGCGGGATTCGGTCGAGTACCCCATACCCGACGATCGGGTTCTGCCGGTCGGGTATCCGTTCATGGAGTCGCGACTGTCGAGCCACAAAGGAGCGGAAACCACCGATCAGGTCGTGTTCGTCTCGCAGGGGGCTATCGGCGACCGGCTCTCCCGGTTCGCAGCCGAACTCGCTGACGACCCCCGGTTCGAACCCGATATCGTGTACAAGCTCCACCCGGCGGAGACCGCCCGGTATCCCGACGAGTACCCCTGGTTGGCCTCGGCCGACCTGCGGGTCGCTGACGGCTCCGACGAGTCGCTGTACGACCTATTTGCGGGGTCGACCGCCCAGGTCGGCGTCTACTCGACGGCCGTCTACGAGGGGCTTCGGTTCGGGCTCCGGACCTATCTCGTCGATTTCCCAGGGGCCGTCAAACTTCGCCCGCTCGTCGACGACGGGGTCGCCGCGCTGGTCGATTCGGTCGACGACCTCGTCCGCGAAGAAGCATCGGCCGGGGAAGCGGTTCCCTTCGAAACGACCCGGTTCTTCGAGCCCAGCGCGCTCGAAGCGGTCCCCGAGGCAATCCACCGGATCCGCGAGATGGAATGTGGGACACTTGAGGGCGGCTCCGACGACGATACCGACACCGCTGACAACTCATGA
- a CDS encoding hypothetical protein (KEGG: gsu:GSU1965 hypothetical protein), with translation MSETQVYFVNDTTTSSNWGCRGTTRALRGLVESTDATIAETAYLDDLHRNDRLLTRVPGVTDWMARVPGELTGARERSLKAIRFATGLDRREAWKRYESLTSRWDPVPLTVDEYAAAADRVVEGELMTDHRDAIRACDAVVINGEGSIYDRRRKGRVLLFLAYLAVERLDTPCVLVNHTADVSDPVVREAAETVYPLLDDVVFREPRSAAACAPFLPGDADDYLGADAAFLYRPIDDADAWTRVVGREGYHSVWPDSAAGFDPTEPYVCVGGSSIYNRPDRPQYDPVPAFESLVRRIEREVAPVVLTASCGTDARIMRPVAERSDRPLIGPRTPVTQAIDVLGNAAAYVGGRWHPSVYAATGGTPVVTLTANTYKTAGIVEHLELDAPTFDALSLHEEVNSIVDLVSEYVDRGDELRGRLDSRVEELTSLAARNVQHLPGSEEPAEPSATFTYGNLSS, from the coding sequence ATGAGTGAGACCCAGGTTTACTTCGTCAACGACACGACGACCAGTAGCAACTGGGGCTGTCGCGGGACCACCCGCGCGCTGCGGGGTCTCGTCGAGTCGACCGACGCCACGATAGCCGAGACCGCCTACCTCGACGACCTCCATCGGAACGACCGGCTCCTAACACGGGTTCCCGGCGTCACCGACTGGATGGCCCGGGTCCCCGGGGAGCTCACCGGAGCACGCGAGCGGTCGCTGAAAGCGATCCGCTTTGCAACCGGGTTGGACCGACGGGAGGCATGGAAGCGGTACGAGTCGCTGACGAGCCGCTGGGACCCCGTTCCGCTGACCGTCGACGAGTACGCCGCCGCCGCCGACCGCGTCGTCGAGGGGGAGCTGATGACCGATCACCGGGACGCGATCCGCGCGTGCGACGCCGTCGTCATCAACGGCGAGGGGAGCATCTACGACCGTCGCAGGAAGGGTCGCGTGCTGTTGTTCCTCGCGTACCTCGCGGTCGAACGCCTCGACACGCCGTGCGTACTGGTCAACCACACGGCGGACGTGAGCGACCCCGTCGTCCGCGAGGCCGCCGAGACGGTGTACCCGCTCCTCGACGACGTGGTCTTCCGGGAGCCACGCTCTGCCGCCGCGTGTGCGCCGTTCCTCCCGGGCGACGCCGACGACTACCTCGGGGCAGACGCCGCGTTCCTGTACCGACCGATCGACGACGCCGATGCGTGGACGCGGGTCGTCGGACGCGAAGGCTACCACAGCGTCTGGCCGGATTCCGCTGCCGGGTTCGACCCGACGGAGCCGTACGTCTGCGTCGGCGGGAGCTCCATTTACAACCGCCCTGATCGCCCGCAGTACGACCCCGTTCCGGCGTTCGAGTCGCTCGTCCGGCGGATCGAACGCGAGGTCGCGCCCGTCGTGTTGACGGCGTCGTGTGGCACCGACGCCCGAATCATGCGGCCGGTCGCCGAGAGATCTGACCGTCCGCTTATCGGCCCACGAACGCCGGTGACGCAGGCGATCGACGTGCTTGGGAATGCGGCCGCCTACGTAGGCGGCCGCTGGCATCCGAGCGTCTACGCCGCTACCGGCGGCACGCCCGTCGTCACGCTCACGGCGAACACGTACAAGACCGCGGGGATCGTCGAGCATCTTGAACTCGACGCGCCGACGTTCGACGCGCTCTCGCTTCACGAGGAGGTCAACAGTATCGTCGACCTCGTCTCCGAGTACGTCGACCGCGGGGACGAACTCCGGGGCCGACTCGACAGTCGGGTCGAGGAGCTGACCTCGCTTGCGGCCCGGAACGTACAGCACCTCCCCGGTTCCGAGGAGCCTGCCGAACCTTCGGCAACGTTCACGTACGGTAACCTCTCGTCGTAG
- a CDS encoding Xenobiotic-transporting ATPase (PFAM: ABC transporter-like~KEGG: nmg:Nmag_0152 ABC transporter related protein~SMART: ATPase, AAA+ type, core), whose protein sequence is MWVGCVVSDDRMGDSDDDLRGMSTRQKLRALLRVFRYKPRETAAIAILSVMAAGLEAIGLSFILPIVEIANGSIEARGQTDGLMNVFVTAYEFVGVPLSLETAVMGVAVVMFVRYSASFFASWTRKILQKDYRRHLTSETFVGTMDARVSYFDTEGSDDIINAIITQTKYGSNVLTQSLSTLERTVMALAYLGIGLYLAPMLTLLMVVLLGCITYVVRNVIEPGYVVGRRVADANEQLQNSVQTGVQGVRDVKVFQMGDEVKSGFRKAIDRYVAASVRLARNKAFIDNAYQFSLAVALFSIIYLALAFFPISLGELAVFLFAMFRLAPQASTINSLVYTLEGNLPHLVRTFEYVDRVEDKQEPVGEESPPERIDRIEFDDIHFAYGNDPVLRGVDFEANRGEFVAMVGPSGAGKSTIASLLARLYEPGSGHITVNDRNIDGFDLSEWRSKVSMVRQNPFVFNDTLEFNLTIGARDATREELDRACELARVDEFFDGLPQGYNTVLGDDGVQLSGGQRQRVALARALLTDAPILILDEATSDLDSHLEADIHGAIENTTDRTVVAIAHRLSTVSNADRIYTIEDGHVVERGTHRELLSDDGIYASMYASQRA, encoded by the coding sequence ATGTGGGTGGGTTGCGTGGTATCAGACGATCGCATGGGAGATTCCGACGACGATTTGAGAGGGATGTCGACACGACAGAAGCTCCGCGCGCTCCTTCGCGTTTTCCGATACAAACCGCGGGAGACCGCCGCAATAGCTATTCTGAGCGTTATGGCTGCGGGACTGGAAGCAATCGGGTTGAGCTTCATCCTCCCGATCGTGGAGATCGCCAATGGGAGCATCGAGGCGCGCGGCCAGACTGACGGGTTGATGAACGTGTTCGTCACGGCGTACGAGTTCGTCGGCGTTCCGCTCTCGCTCGAAACGGCGGTCATGGGCGTGGCCGTCGTGATGTTCGTGCGGTACTCGGCGAGCTTCTTCGCCAGCTGGACGCGAAAAATACTCCAGAAAGACTACCGTCGTCACCTGACGAGCGAAACGTTCGTCGGAACGATGGACGCCCGTGTGTCGTACTTCGACACAGAGGGGTCCGACGACATTATCAACGCCATCATCACGCAGACCAAGTACGGGTCGAACGTCCTGACTCAGTCGCTATCAACGCTCGAACGGACGGTGATGGCGTTGGCATACCTCGGGATCGGGCTCTACCTCGCACCGATGTTGACGCTCCTGATGGTGGTTCTTCTCGGCTGTATCACCTACGTAGTTCGCAACGTCATCGAACCCGGTTACGTCGTCGGTCGGCGCGTCGCGGACGCCAACGAGCAGCTGCAAAACAGCGTCCAGACCGGCGTACAAGGGGTCCGAGACGTGAAGGTGTTTCAGATGGGCGACGAGGTCAAATCCGGATTCCGTAAGGCTATCGACCGATACGTCGCCGCGAGCGTTCGGCTCGCCCGAAACAAGGCGTTCATCGACAACGCCTACCAGTTCTCGTTGGCCGTTGCGCTGTTCAGCATCATCTACCTCGCGTTGGCGTTCTTCCCCATCTCGCTCGGCGAACTCGCGGTCTTCCTCTTTGCGATGTTCCGGCTCGCGCCACAGGCGAGTACGATAAACAGCCTCGTCTACACGCTCGAGGGGAATCTCCCGCACCTTGTCAGGACGTTCGAGTACGTTGATCGCGTAGAGGACAAGCAGGAGCCGGTGGGCGAGGAGTCGCCGCCGGAGAGGATCGACCGCATCGAGTTCGACGACATCCACTTCGCATACGGCAACGATCCCGTCCTCCGTGGGGTCGACTTCGAGGCGAACCGCGGGGAGTTCGTCGCGATGGTCGGACCGTCGGGGGCCGGGAAGTCGACTATCGCCTCGTTGTTGGCCCGCCTGTACGAACCGGGCTCCGGCCACATCACGGTGAACGACCGGAATATCGACGGGTTCGATCTGAGCGAGTGGCGCTCGAAGGTCTCGATGGTCCGGCAGAACCCGTTCGTGTTCAACGACACGCTGGAGTTCAACCTCACCATCGGCGCGCGCGACGCGACGCGGGAGGAACTGGACCGGGCGTGTGAACTCGCTCGCGTCGACGAGTTCTTTGACGGGCTTCCCCAGGGGTACAACACCGTCCTCGGCGACGACGGGGTCCAGCTGTCGGGAGGGCAGCGACAGCGCGTCGCGCTCGCTCGCGCGCTCCTGACGGACGCCCCGATACTCATCCTCGACGAGGCGACGAGCGATCTCGACTCGCACCTCGAAGCGGATATCCACGGCGCGATCGAGAACACGACGGACCGGACCGTCGTGGCGATTGCCCATCGGCTGTCGACGGTTTCGAACGCGGACCGCATCTACACGATCGAGGACGGACACGTGGTCGAGCGCGGGACGCACCGCGAACTCCTCTCAGACGACGGAATATACGCATCGATGTACGCGAGCCAGCGGGCTTGA
- a CDS encoding monooxygenase FAD-binding protein (PFAM: Monooxygenase, FAD-binding~KEGG: hla:Hlac_1747 hypothetical protein): MVDRTEQASVVVVGCGPGGAVLSYLLARSGVSVALLERAATFEREYRGFGWNPGVVRLFDEMDLLEDVLSLAHETVTDGAFSLAGEQMSVLDFDLLETAYPYALMMEQPALLERLVERSRAYDGFSFHPATTVTGVRENATGHVCGVDAIDRAIGEEAAFEAPVVVGADGRYSTVRESAGIDAGMFDSPIDLVWFKLPAGAVQVAAQGRLAGNGVVLYFGLGAFRDRVAAVDPQLGPVLDEHLDGFADTSLLDVAPGIAPTWTDDGLLLLGDAAHTASPIGAQGNPPAVEDAVVVHELLVDALGPEHSGGDPLSAATLARFERRRRPTVERVVALQRRAARGLAAWLDYGEYVPPWLVRGLATVAGRALPHSRRGRRAIESFALGDRSVSVTRAGFVD; this comes from the coding sequence ATGGTCGACAGAACGGAGCAGGCCTCAGTCGTGGTAGTGGGGTGTGGCCCCGGCGGTGCCGTGCTCTCGTACCTCCTGGCGCGCAGCGGCGTCTCCGTCGCGCTGCTTGAACGCGCCGCCACCTTCGAGCGGGAGTACCGCGGGTTCGGCTGGAACCCCGGGGTGGTCAGACTGTTCGACGAGATGGACCTGCTCGAAGACGTTCTGTCGCTCGCTCACGAGACGGTCACCGACGGCGCGTTCTCACTCGCGGGCGAACAGATGTCCGTACTCGATTTCGACCTCCTAGAGACCGCGTACCCGTACGCGCTGATGATGGAACAGCCCGCGTTGCTCGAACGCCTCGTCGAGCGGTCCCGAGCCTACGACGGCTTCTCTTTTCACCCCGCGACCACAGTCACAGGGGTTCGCGAGAACGCCACGGGCCACGTTTGCGGGGTTGACGCGATTGACCGCGCAATCGGCGAGGAGGCGGCGTTCGAGGCGCCGGTGGTCGTCGGCGCCGACGGCCGCTATTCGACGGTTCGTGAGTCCGCGGGCATCGATGCGGGCATGTTCGATTCGCCTATCGACTTGGTTTGGTTCAAACTCCCAGCGGGCGCCGTTCAGGTGGCTGCACAGGGACGGCTCGCTGGGAACGGGGTCGTCCTCTACTTCGGGCTCGGTGCCTTCCGGGACCGCGTCGCTGCCGTCGACCCGCAACTCGGCCCGGTGCTCGACGAGCACCTCGACGGATTTGCAGACACCAGCCTCCTCGACGTGGCGCCGGGTATCGCCCCGACCTGGACCGATGACGGCCTACTCCTCCTCGGCGACGCTGCCCACACTGCCAGTCCCATCGGAGCACAGGGGAACCCCCCCGCCGTCGAGGATGCCGTTGTCGTCCACGAGCTGCTCGTCGACGCACTGGGTCCGGAACACTCCGGAGGTGACCCCCTCTCGGCGGCGACGTTGGCCCGGTTTGAGCGGCGGCGGCGGCCGACGGTGGAGCGGGTCGTTGCGCTCCAGCGCCGGGCCGCACGGGGGCTGGCTGCCTGGCTCGATTACGGGGAGTACGTGCCGCCATGGCTTGTCCGCGGGCTGGCGACGGTAGCTGGGCGTGCGCTGCCGCACTCCCGGCGCGGGCGCCGAGCTATCGAATCGTTCGCTCTCGGCGATCGCTCGGTCTCCGTCACTCGGGCTGGGTTCGTCGACTAA